CTCCCGCCGCCGAGTTCGCCCGGCTCCTCGGCGAGGGCGGGCACACCCTGGTGTGGGGTGGGTCCGATGCCGGGCTGATGGGGCTGCTCGCCGACGAGGTGAAGGCGGCCGGCGGGAAGCTGGTCGGGATCATGGTCGAGCTGCTGAAGCACAAGGGGTACCGGGGCGCCGACGAGCTCGTCATGACCCGCGACCTCGCGGAGCGCAAGGCGGAGCTGGCGGCCCGGGCGGACGCGATCGTCGTCCTGGTCGGCGGGCTGGGCACCCTGGACGAGGTCACCGAGGTGCTGGAGCTCAAGAAGCACGGCCTGCACGACAAGCCGGTCGTCGTCCTGGACACCGAGGGCTTCTACACCGGCCTGCGCACCCAGCTGGAGCGGATGGACGCCGAGGGGTTCCTGCCCCGCGCGCTCGGTGAGCTGATCACCTTCGCCGAGACTCCGGAACAGGTCTTCGAACAGCTCAAGGCCTGAGAGGATCGGGACCATGGCTGCACATCTCATAACCGGCGCGGGCTCCGGCATCGGCGCCGTCGTCGCCGAGCACCTCGCCGAGCGGGGGGACGACCTCTGGCTGCTGGCCCGTGACGCCCGCCGCGCCGCCGAACTGCGCGAGCGGTTCCCCGGCGCCCGCACCCTGGTCGGGGACCTGTCGGACCCGGCCAAGCTCTCCTGGGCCTTCGGGCACCAGCGGCTGCCCGTCGAGCTGGACTCGCTGCTGCACGTCGCGGGCGTCGTCGAGCTCGGCACCGTCGGCGACCTGCCGGTCAAGGCCTGGCTGGAGCAGCTCACCGTCAACCTGGCGGCGCCCGCCGAGCTGACCCGCCTGCTGCTGCCCTCGCTGCGCCTCGCCAAGGGGCACGTGCTCTTCGTCAACTCCGGCGCCGGCCTCACAGCCCACGCCAACTGGTCGGCGTACGCGGCCAGCAAGCACGGCCTCAAGGCGCTCGCCGACTCGCTGCGCCAGGAGGAGCACGCGAACGGCGTGCGGGTCACCTCCGTCTACCCCGGCCGCACCGCCACCCCGATGCAGGTCAAGGTGCACCAGCAGGAGGGCAAGGAGTACGACGCCGCCCGCTGGATCGAGCCCGAGTCGGTCGCGAAGGCGATCCTCACCGCCCTCGACGCCTCCCGCGACGCGGAGATCACCGACATCACCGTCCGCCCGGGGCAATGACCGGACACTGACGGCGCACTCACGGGGCACCGACGGGGCACCGACGGGGCGCTGAAACGCGGGCGGCGCCGCGCACTAGGCTCGGACGGGTGAGCACCGGACACCCCTTCCCCGACCTGCACGGCGCCGCCACCGGCGTCGGCTCGCTGCCCGGCACCGACGCGCGGGAGGCCGCCAGGACCTCCACCGGGGCACTGGAGCACCTGCCGTTCCTGCCAGAACTGCCCGCCCGCGGCCCGGGCGCCGACATGATCGGCCGCAGCGCCGGCCTCCTCGTCGAGCTGTTCGCGCAGACCGAGCCGAGCGGCTGGCGCTTCGCCGACCGGCCCGGCCGCGACACCCGGCGGGCCCACTCCTGGCTCGGCGAGGACCTGGACGCGCTGGAGGAGTTCACCCAGGGCTACCAGGGCGCGCTCAAGATCCAGGCCGTCGGGCCGTGGACGCTGGCCGCCTCCATCGAGCTCAGGCACGGCGAGAAGGCCCTCGCCGACCGCGGCGCCTGCCGGGACATCGCCGGCTCGCTCACCGAGGGCCTGCGCCGCCACCTCGCCGAGGTCCGCAAGCGGGTGCCCGGCGCGGAGATCGTGCTCCAGCTCGACGAGCCCTCGCTGCCCGCGGTGTTGGCCGGCTCGGTGAAGACGGCCAGCGGCTTCCAGCGGCTTCGCGCCGTCGACCGGCAGGCCGCCGAGGAGGTGCTGCGCGAGGTGGTCCGGGCCCTGGACGCCCCGGTGATCGTGCACTGCTGCGCGCCGGACGTCCCGGTCCCGCTGCTGCGCCGGGCCGGGGTGGCGGGCGTCTCGCTGGACTTCTCGTTGCTGACCGAGCGCGCGGACGACGACCTCGGCGAGGCGGTCGAGGCGGGCACGATGATCCTCGCCGGTGTCGTGCCCTCCGCTGACCAGGCGGTGTCCGACCCGGCCGGTAGTGTCCAGGGTGTCAGGACCTTGTGGCGCAGGCTCGGGTTCGCCCCGGAGCTGCTGGGCCGCCGCGTGCTGGTGACGCCGACCTGCGGGCTGGCCGGGGCCTCCCCGGCGTACGCGCGCAAGGCGCTGTCGCTTGCGGCGCGGGCGGCGCAGAGCCTGGTGGACAACCCGGAATGAGAACGTAGGAGGCTTGCGGTGGTGGCTGTCGAGGGCTGGGAGGACGTCCCGGCGCAGGTGCGCAGGCGGCACGCCGAGCTGGCGCAGGAGATCACCGACCACCGCGCCCGCTACTACGAGCAGGACGCGCCGGTCATCAGCGACGCCGAGTTCGACGCCCTGATGCGCGAGCTGGAGGCGCTGGAGGCCGAGCACCCGGCCCTGGCGACCCCGGACTCGCCGACCCAGCGGGTCGGCGGCGCCCCCACCGCACAGTTCGCCGAAGTCGAGCACCGCGAGCGGCTGCTCAGCCTCGACAACGCCATGGACGACGACGAGCTCGCCGCCTGGGCCGATCGCGTCGCCACCGAGCTGCACGGCATCGAGTACCACTACCTGTGCGAGCTCAAGGTGGACGGCCTGGCCGTCAACCTCACCTACGAGAACGGCCAGTTGGTGCAGGCGGCGACCCGCGGTGACGGCCGGGTCGGCGAGGACATCACGGCCAACGTCCGCACCATCAAGGAGATCCCGCACCAGCTCAAGGGCGACAACATCCCCCGGCTGGTGGAGATCCGCGGCGAGGTCTACTTCCCGACCGAGGCCTTCGACGCGCTCAACGCCTCGTTCGCGGAGGAGAACGAGCGCCGCCGGCAGGAGAACGAGGAGCGCGCCAAGGAGGGCAAGCGGCCCCGGGCGATGATCCGGCTCTTCATGAACCCCCGCAACGCCGCCGCCGGTTCGCTGCGCCAGAAGGACCCGCACGTCACCGCCTCCCGCCCGCTGCACATGGTGGTGCACGGCATCGGTGCCCGGTCGGGCTTCGACATCGACAAGCAGTCGCACGCCTACCGGTTGCTGCACGACTGGGGCCTGCCCACCGCAAGGCACAACAAGGTGGTCGGGACGCTGGACGAGGTGCGGGCGTTCATCAAGCACTACGGCGAGCAGCGGCACTCGGTCGAGCACGAGATCGACGGCGTCGTCGTCAAGGTGGACGAGATCGCGCTGCAGGGCCGACTGGGCGCCACCTCCAAGTCCCCGCGCTGGGCGATCGCGTGGAAGTACCCGCCGGAGGAGGTCACCGGCAAGCTCGCCGAGATCAAGGTCGGCATCGGCCGCACCGGCCGGGCCACCCCGTACGCGGTGCTTGCGGAGCCGGTGAAGGTGGCAGGCTCGATGGTCCAGTACGCGACGCTGCACAACCAGCAGATCGTCAAGGCCAAGGACGTCCTACTCGGCGACACCGTGGTGCTGCGCAAGGCCGGCGACGTCATCCCGGAGATCCTCGGCCCGGTCTACGACCTGCGGGACGGCACCGAGCGGGAGTTCGTGATGCCCTCGCACTGCGCGGAGTGCGGCAGCGAGCTGCGCCCGATGGCCGAGGGCGACATCGATCTGCGCTGCCCGAACGCGCAGTTCTGCCCGGCCCAGATCCGCGAGCGGATCGCCTTCCTCGGCGGGCGGTCCTGCCTGGACGTCGAGGGGCTCGGCTACGTCGCGGCCACCGCGCTGACCCAGCCGCTGGAGCCGGCCGAGGCACCGGTGCGGAACGAGGGTGACGTCTTCGGCCTGACTGAGGAGCAGCTGCTGCCGATCAAGGTACTGGTCCGCGACCCGAAGACGGGCATGCCCAAGCTGGACGACCGGACGGGCAAGGAGAAGGAGGTCTTCTTCTTCGCCACCACGAAGGGCGAGCCGAAGAAGTCGCTCGGAGCGCTGCTCGACAACCTCGGCCAGGCGAAGGAGCGGCCGCTGTGGCGCTTCGTCAACGGCCTGTCCATCCGGCACGTCGGGCCGGTCGCGGCCCAGGAGTTGGCGCGCGAGTTCCGCGACCTGGACCGGATCTTCACGGCGAGCGAGGAGGAGCTGGCGGCGGTCGAGGGCGTCGGTCCGACCATCGCCCGCTCGATCAAGGAGTGGTACGAGGAGGAGTGGCACCGGGAGATCCTGGAGAAGTGGCGCGAGGCCGGCGTCCGCTTCACCGAGGAGCCCGCGGACGAGGAGGAGGCGGAGCGCCCGCTGGAGGGCCTGACCGTGGTGGTCACCGGCACGCTGGCCGGGCACACCCGGGACGGCGCCAAGGAGGCGCTGACCTCGCGCGGAGCGAAGGTGACCGGTTCGGTGTCGAAGAAGACCCACTTCGTGGTCGTCGGCGACAATCCCGGGTCCAAGTACGACAAGGCCGTGCAGCTCGGCGTGCCGATCCTGGACGACGCGGGTTTCGCCGTGCTGCTCGCCGACGGGCCGGCCGCGGCCCGCGCCCACCTGGGCCTGGACGAGGCCGAGGAGGCTCCCGCCGAGGGCTGACCCGAGCGGCGGCCGGCCGGATCCGCCTTGTTATCGTCCTGATGCGACGTCACCGGGTGTCGTGCCGTGGAAGCGGGCATGGGGGTCACCGTGCGACACCCGGGCGCGGTGGCGTATTTCCGGTTGTCCGAAAGTCTGCCCACCGGGTGGAGCCCGGCATACCCTGGAGCGCAACAGAGTGTCAGCAGGGGTGGGGGCACCGGCTGAGCCGGTGCGCCACGGGGTCGCTCCATGCCCGGCAGCTGTCGGTACCGGCACGGTGCCTCACCGTAAGGCGGCCTGACGGGGCGGGCCCGACGGAGGACAGGGCTTATGGATCGTACGACCGGCGGCGCGCCCACACGCCCGCCGCAGGGGATGGCGGGTGCGGTCCTGCTGCTCGGCGTGCTGCTGGCCGGAGCCGCGCCCCTCATCCCGCTCGCCGTCCTGGTCTACCGCTACGAACCCGAGCTGCTGCCGCTGTTCGCTGTGCCGCTGGCCGTCCTGGTCGCGGCGTGGCGGATCGCCCGCGACCGCGCCCGCGACCAGCTGACCGACCCGCTGACAGACCTGCCCAACCGTCAGGCCCTGCTGCTGGCCGCCCAGGAGGCGATCGCCGAGCACGAGCACGGCTACAGCGTCGGTCTCATCCTGCTCGATCTCGATCGCTTCCGGTCGCTCAACGACACCCTCGGTCACACCGCCGGCGACCGGCTGCTGGTGCACATCGCCCGCCGGCTGCACCGCGCCCTGCGCTCCGGCGGCCCGGCCGGCAGCCCCACCCGGGAGTCCATCGACGACGTCTTCGCCGGCCTGCCCCGGCACTACCGCCGGGGCCGCCCGATGGTGGCCCGGATGGGCGGCGACGAGTTCGCCGTCCTGCTGCCCGGCATCAACTGCCCGGACAGCCTGGAGCGCGTCGCCAAGGCGCTGATCGCCGAACTCGCCGCCCCGATCCGGCTGGACGGGCTGCTGCTCGTGCTGGAGGCCAGCGCGGGCGTGTGCGTCTTCCCGCAGCACGCCCAGGACGCCGAGTCCCTGCTGCGCCGCGCCGACGTCGCGATGGGCCACGCCCAGCGCGGGCGCAGCGGTGTCGAGCAGTACGACGAGGCGCAGGACGCCGACACGCCGTACCGGATAGGGCTGCTCGGCGACCTGCGGCGGGCCCTGGAGACCGGCGAGGTGCAGCTGCACTACCAGCCGAAGGTGGCCTTCGACGGCCGGGTGGTCGGCCTGGAGGCGCTGCTGCGCTGGGAGCGGCCCGGCCAGGGAAAGGTGTCGCCCGACGAGTTCGTCGGCCTCGCCGAGTCCAGCGGCCTGATGCCGCGGCTGACCGACTACGTGCTGGAGGCGGCGGTCGGCCAGCTCGCGTACTGGCGCGACCAGGGCCTCCAGGTACAGGTCGCGGTGAACGTCTCGCCGCGCGACGTGCTCAACCCCGGGTTCGCGCAGCGGGTCGCCGGGCACCTCGTGCGCCACCAGGTGCCGGCCCACGCGCTCCAGCTGGAGATCACCGAGCGGCTGCTGCTGGACGACTCCCGGCGGGCCGCCGACACCCTCGCCGAGCTGCGCGGCTACGGCGTCGGGATGTCCCTGGACGACTTCGGCACCGGCCACTCCTCGCTGGTGCGGCTGCGCAGCCTGCCGGTCGGCGAGCTGAAGATCGACCGCTCCTTCGTCTCCCGGATGGTCGCCGACGACCACGACGCGGCGGTGGTCCGCTGCTCGGTGGAGCTCGCGCACTCGCTGGGCCTGACGGTGGTGGCGGAGGGTGTCGAGGACGACGAGACCTGGGAGCGGCTGCACTGCATGGGCGTGGACGCCGTCCAGGGCTGGCTGGTGTCGGCCGCGCTGCCGCCCGAGCAGGCCACCGCCTGGCTGCGGGTGCACCGCACCGGCGCCCCGCCGGTGGAGCGGCTGGCCGCGCTGGCGCCCCAGCTACCGCCCGTCATCAAGCCGGTCATGCCGCCCGCGATCCCGCCGGTGCTGCCGTCGACGCTCCCACCCGTGCTGCCTCCGGCCATCCGGGCGGTGCAGCGGGCCCAGGCGGTGCAGGCCGCGCAGATGGAGATCAAGGCGCCGGGGACGCAGAGTTGGGCCCGGAGCAGGCCACAGTGACGGCCGACGCCGGTTAACCGTTGGTCGGTGGCCGGGCCGCGCCCCATAGGATGGGGTCCAAAGACCACGAGGACGGGAGCGCCGAGCCGGCTGCTCCTGCCCCGGGCCCGGCGCCGCCCGCAGGCAGCGCCGGGCCTCACCAGAACTCACCCTGAGGATCGCTGCATGCCTGGCATCACGCGCGAGGAGGTCGCCCACCTCGCTCGGCTGTCGCGTCTTGAGTTGCAGGCCGAAGAGCTGGACCACTTCGCCGAGCAGCTCGACGTG
The nucleotide sequence above comes from Streptomyces kaniharaensis. Encoded proteins:
- a CDS encoding LOG family protein gives rise to the protein MNICVFCSAYSLDARYTAPAAEFARLLGEGGHTLVWGGSDAGLMGLLADEVKAAGGKLVGIMVELLKHKGYRGADELVMTRDLAERKAELAARADAIVVLVGGLGTLDEVTEVLELKKHGLHDKPVVVLDTEGFYTGLRTQLERMDAEGFLPRALGELITFAETPEQVFEQLKA
- a CDS encoding SDR family oxidoreductase; the encoded protein is MAAHLITGAGSGIGAVVAEHLAERGDDLWLLARDARRAAELRERFPGARTLVGDLSDPAKLSWAFGHQRLPVELDSLLHVAGVVELGTVGDLPVKAWLEQLTVNLAAPAELTRLLLPSLRLAKGHVLFVNSGAGLTAHANWSAYAASKHGLKALADSLRQEEHANGVRVTSVYPGRTATPMQVKVHQQEGKEYDAARWIEPESVAKAILTALDASRDAEITDITVRPGQ
- a CDS encoding methionine synthase; protein product: MSTGHPFPDLHGAATGVGSLPGTDAREAARTSTGALEHLPFLPELPARGPGADMIGRSAGLLVELFAQTEPSGWRFADRPGRDTRRAHSWLGEDLDALEEFTQGYQGALKIQAVGPWTLAASIELRHGEKALADRGACRDIAGSLTEGLRRHLAEVRKRVPGAEIVLQLDEPSLPAVLAGSVKTASGFQRLRAVDRQAAEEVLREVVRALDAPVIVHCCAPDVPVPLLRRAGVAGVSLDFSLLTERADDDLGEAVEAGTMILAGVVPSADQAVSDPAGSVQGVRTLWRRLGFAPELLGRRVLVTPTCGLAGASPAYARKALSLAARAAQSLVDNPE
- the ligA gene encoding NAD-dependent DNA ligase LigA, yielding MAVEGWEDVPAQVRRRHAELAQEITDHRARYYEQDAPVISDAEFDALMRELEALEAEHPALATPDSPTQRVGGAPTAQFAEVEHRERLLSLDNAMDDDELAAWADRVATELHGIEYHYLCELKVDGLAVNLTYENGQLVQAATRGDGRVGEDITANVRTIKEIPHQLKGDNIPRLVEIRGEVYFPTEAFDALNASFAEENERRRQENEERAKEGKRPRAMIRLFMNPRNAAAGSLRQKDPHVTASRPLHMVVHGIGARSGFDIDKQSHAYRLLHDWGLPTARHNKVVGTLDEVRAFIKHYGEQRHSVEHEIDGVVVKVDEIALQGRLGATSKSPRWAIAWKYPPEEVTGKLAEIKVGIGRTGRATPYAVLAEPVKVAGSMVQYATLHNQQIVKAKDVLLGDTVVLRKAGDVIPEILGPVYDLRDGTEREFVMPSHCAECGSELRPMAEGDIDLRCPNAQFCPAQIRERIAFLGGRSCLDVEGLGYVAATALTQPLEPAEAPVRNEGDVFGLTEEQLLPIKVLVRDPKTGMPKLDDRTGKEKEVFFFATTKGEPKKSLGALLDNLGQAKERPLWRFVNGLSIRHVGPVAAQELAREFRDLDRIFTASEEELAAVEGVGPTIARSIKEWYEEEWHREILEKWREAGVRFTEEPADEEEAERPLEGLTVVVTGTLAGHTRDGAKEALTSRGAKVTGSVSKKTHFVVVGDNPGSKYDKAVQLGVPILDDAGFAVLLADGPAAARAHLGLDEAEEAPAEG